The following coding sequences are from one Eucalyptus grandis isolate ANBG69807.140 chromosome 11, ASM1654582v1, whole genome shotgun sequence window:
- the LOC104425524 gene encoding strigolactone esterase D14, which produces MSESLCSGGGIFQALNGHVSGNGTQTLVLSHGFGADQTVWHHVVPFFAYFFKVVVYDLAFVHPGVFGAAASKYSDLGGYAEDLVCLLDELKVKRSIYVGHSMSAMIGCLAAIRRPDLFEHLVLLSGSPRYLNAEGYVGGLDETAINSLLQSMRADYSGWVHDFAPKPIALNNTSALMEFERSLGRLEPEIAVSVAKTVFLSDLRWALPKVLVPCSIIQSQEDVVVPASVSYYMKSKIGNGSSEVKILRTQGHLPMLTAYPLLLDALKGTILTSLDVRFA; this is translated from the exons ATGAGTGAATCGCTATGCAGCGGCGGCGGGATCTTCCAAGCCTTAAACGGCCACGTCTCCGGCAACGGGACGCAGACTCTGGTCCTGTCCCATGGCTTTGGGGCCGACCAGACCGTTTGGCACCATGTCGTGCCGTTCTTTGCATACTTCTTCAAAGTGGTGGTCTACGACTTGGCCTTCGTCCACCCAGGCGTGTTCGGCGCAGCCGCGAGCAAGTACTCAGACCTGGGGGGTTACGCTGAAGACTTGGTGTGCCTTCTTGACGAGCTGAAGGTGAAGAGGAGCATCTATGTCGGTCACTCCATGTCGGCCATGATCGGGTGCTTGGCCGCAATACGCAGGCCCGACCTCTTTGAACACCTTGTGCTGCTCAGTGGATCTCCAAG GTACCTCAACGCCGAAGGATACGTCGGAGGCCTCGATGAAACAGCGATCAACTCGCTACTCCAATCGATGCGCGCGGATTACTCAGGTTGGGTCCATGATTTCGCTCCGAAACCAATAGCCCTGAACAACACGAGTGCACTGATGGAGTTCGAGCGCAGCTTGGGAAGACTAGAGCCCGAAATCGCGGTGAGCGTAGCTAAGACCGTGTTCCTGAGCGATCTGAGATGGGCTCTGCCGAAAGTGCTTGTTCCGTGCTCCATCATTCAATCCCAAGAGGACGTCGTCGTGCCGGCGTCGGTCTCGTATTACATGAAGAGCAAGATTGGGAATGGTTCCTCCGAGGTGAAAATACTAAGGACCCAAGGCCACCTTCCAATGCTCACTGCTTATCCTTTACTTCTGGATGCCTTGAAGGGGACAATTTTAACTTCGCTTGACGTCCGGTTTGCATGA
- the LOC120286207 gene encoding putative disease resistance protein RGA1 yields MVESLLFSIAEGVLGKIASPALQKAVAIYNFENQIQELRETLTAIKAVLLDAEEQKAKDHRLQVWLDGLQHVFYDAEDVLDELECEALRKQVISRYGCVRGKVHRFFSLSNPLILRAKLSHKVKEIRERLSRIAIDKDQFDLNVRRVDNGVAHMHSREMTYSYVNKSDVIGRDADKEEIIEMLMQPTDDKNLSVIPIVGMGGLGKTALAKLVYNDNRMKEQFELQLWVCVPKDFDLKKIIEGIIKDATSQSLSSFDIQQLQTCLQDTIKDKKYLLVLDDVWSKDRRRWKELRDLLSVGASESKIIVTTRSLEVASILGTHPAHNLKGLSHENSMALFKRWAFDEKEKEPCPELLKIGNDIVKKSLGVPLLLIILGSLLHAKDEEMYWAYIRDSKTWELVEVEKDVLPWKTLALSTSKTCGEDL; encoded by the exons ATGGTTGAATCACTCCTTTTCAGCATTGCAGAGGGTGTGCTAGGGAAGATAGCATCGCCGGCACTCCAGAAAGCCGTCGCAATTTACAACTTTGAAAATCAGATTCAGGAGCTTAGAGAAACGTTGACTGCCATTAAGGCGGTGCTGTTAGATGCGGAGGAGCAGAAGGCGAAGGACCACCGTCTACAAGTGTGGTTAGATGGGCTTCAGCATGTATTTTATGATGCGGAGGATGTGCTCGATGAACTCGAGTGCGAAGCCTTAAGGAAGCAGGTGATAAGTCGCTATGGGTGCGTCAGAGGGAAGGTACACcgcttcttttccctctctaaTCCACTAATACTCCGTGCAAAACTCAGTCATAAAGTCAAGGAGATAAGGGAGAGATTATCTAGAATTGCTATCGATAAAGATCAATTTGATCTTAATGTGCGGAGAGTTGACAATGGTGTGGCACATATGCACTCACGAGAGATGACTTACTCATATGTAAACAAGTCTGATGTCATTGGAAGAGATGCCGATAAAGAAGAGATAATTGAGATGTTGATGCAGCCAACAGATGACAAAAACCTCTCGGTGATTCCCATTGTGGGAATGGGAGGTCTGGGCAAGACGGCCCTAGCTAAATTAGTTTACAATGACAATCGTATGAAAGAGCAATTTGAGTTGCAACTATGGGTGTGTGTGCCAAAGGACtttgatttaaagaaaattattgaaGGAATTATCAAAGATGCAACTAGTCAGAGTTTGAGTAGCTTTGATATTCAACAGTTGCAAACCTGTTTGCAAGACACCATCAAAGACAAGAAATATTTACTTGTCTTGGATGATGTATGGAGCAAGGACCGCCGTAGATGGAAAGAATTGAGAGATTTGCTAAGCGTAGGAGCTAGTGAAAGCAAGATAATTGTGACAACACGTAGTTTAGAAGTTGCTTCTATATTGGGTACTCATCCAGCACATAATCTAAAAGGTCTTTCTCATGAAAACTCTATGGCCTTATTCAAAAGATGGGCATTTGACGAGAAGGAAAAGGAGCCTTGTCCTGAACTCCTTAAGATTGGAAATGATATTGTTAAAAAATCACTAGGAGTGCCTctccttttgattattttggGGAGCCTACTTCATGCAAAGGACGAGGAAATGTATTGGGCATATATAAGAGATAGCAAAACATGGGAGTTAGTGGAAGTAGAAAAGGACGTTCTACCA TGGAAGACGCTGGCGTTGAGTACATCAAAGACTTGTGGAGAAGATCTTTGA
- the LOC104427529 gene encoding disease resistance protein RGA2 produces the protein MAESLLFSIAEGVLGKIASPALQKAIAIFDFKNQIQELRGTLTAIKAVLLDAEEQKAKNHRLQVWLDGLQHVFYDAEDVLDEIECEALRKQVISQYGGIKGEALHFFSLSNPLILRAKLSHKVKEIRERLSRISTEKDRFDLNVRSVNNGGAHMHSREMTYSYVNKSDVIGRDADKEKIIEMLMQPIDDKNLSVIPIVGIGGLGKTALAKLVYNDDSVREQFQLRLWVWAPKDFDLKKIIEGIIKDATGHSLSNFDIQQLQTRLQDTIKDKKYLLVLDGVWSNDRRRWKELRDLLSVGASESKIIVTTRSLEVASIMGTHPAHNLKGLSHEKSMALFKRWAFDEKEKEPRPELLEIGHDIVEKSLGVPLLLIILGSLLHAKDEETYWVYIRDSKTWELVEVEKDILSVLKLSYDDLPSHLKQCFPILSLFPRGTKITADDLVRQWMAFGLISSVREKLAMEDVGVEYVKDLWRRSLIQDVEETGSILSFEVHDLVHSLAMSVAQNYCSIVDLDTMEISERVRYVSIPTASLDEISNYDGVPPFLRKKTAKKLRAIMFQYIVDDGVITRNFARTCFSKCSHLRFLNLSYGSFEELPSSICNLKQLRSLLLFENKQLKKLPDAISKEFARKQNTISGKLAIVGT, from the exons ATGGCTGAATCACTCCTTTTCAGCATTGCAGAGGGTGTGCTAGGGAAGATAGCGTCACCGGCGCTCCAAAAAGCCATCGCAATTTTCGACTTTAAAAATCAGATTCAGGAGCTTAGAGGGACGTTGACTGCCATTAAGGCGGTGCTGTTGGATGCGGAGGAGCAGAAGGCGAAGAACCACCGTCTGCAAGTGTGGTTAGATGGGCTCCAACATGTATTTTATGATGCGGAGGATGTGCTCGATGAAATCGAGTGCGAAGCCTTAAGGAAGCAGGTGATAAGTCAGTATGGGGGCATCAAAGGGGAGGCACTCCacttcttttccctctctaaTCCACTAATACTCCGTGCAAAACTCAGTCATAAAGTCAAGGAGATAAGGGAAAGATTATCCAGAATTTCTACTGAGAAAGATCGATTCGATCTTAATGTGCGGAGCGTTAACAATGGTGGGGCACATATGCACTCACGAGAGATGACTTACTCATATGTAAACAAGTCCGATGTCATTGGAAGAGATGCtgataaagaaaagataattgaGATGTTGATGCAGCCGATAGATGACAAAAACCTCTCAGTGATTCCCATTGTAGGAATAGGAGGTCTGGGCAAGACGGCCTTAGCTAAATTAGTTTACAACGATGACAGTGTGAGAGAGCAATTTCAGTTGCGACTATGGGTGTGGGCACCAAAGGACTtcgatttaaagaaaattattgaaGGAATTATCAAAGATGCAACTGGTCATAGTTTGAGTAACTTTGATATTCAACAATTGCAAACACGTTTGCAAGACACCATCAAAGACAAGAAATATTTACTTGTCTTGGATGGTGTATGGAGCAATGACCGCCGTAGATGGAAAGAATTGAGAGATTTGCTAAGCGTAGGAGCTAGTGAAAGCAAGATAATTGTGACAACACGTAGTTTAGAAGTTGCTTCTATAATGGGTACTCATCCAGCACATAATCTAAAAGGTCTTTCTCATGAAAAGTCTATGGCCTTATTCAAAAGATGGGCATTTGACGAGAAGGAAAAGGAGCCTCGTCCTGAACTCCTTGAGATTGGACATGATATTGTTGAAAAATCACTAGGAGTGCCTctccttttgataattttggggAGTCTACTTCATGCAAAGGACGAGGAAACGTATTGGGTGTATATAAGAGATAGCAAAACATGGGAGTTAGTGGAAGTAGAAAAGGACATTCTATCGGTACTTAAGCTTAGCTATGATGATTTACCATCTCACTTAAAACAGTGTTTTCCTATCTTATCACTTTTTCCTAGAGGAACAAAAATTACCGCTGATGATTTAGTAAGGCAATGGATGGCTTTTGGACTCATTAGTTCGGTAAGGGAAAAACTAGCAATGGAAGACGTTGGTGTTGAGTACGTCAAAGACTTGTGGAGGAGATCTTTGATCCAGGATGTTGAGGAGACCGGATCAATATTATCTTTTGAAGTGCACGATCTAGTCCATTCTCTTGCAATGAGTGTGGCACAAAATTATTGCTCTATTGTTGATTTAGATACTATGGAGATTTCAGAAAGAGTTCGGTATGTTTCCATCCCTACTGCTTCATTAGACGAAATTTCAAATTACGATGGAGTCCCACCTTTTCTGAGAAAGAAAACTGCAAAAAAGTTGCGTGCAATTATGTTTCAATACATAGTTGATGATGGAGTCATTACTAGAAACTTTGCTAGAACATGCTTCTCCAAGTGTAGCCACTTACGGTTTCTCAATTTGTCGTATGGTAGCTTTGAAGAGCTGCCAAGTTCCATATGCAACTTGAAGCAATTGAGATCTTTACTTCTCTTTGAGAACAAGCAATTGAAGAAGCTACCGGATGCGATAT CAAAAGAGTTTGCAAGAAAGCAGAATACAATATCTGGAAAACTTGCAATTGTTGGGACTTGA
- the LOC120289842 gene encoding secreted RxLR effector protein 161-like has translation MKNIPYASAVGSLMYAQVCTRPDIAFTVGILGRYQSNPGMDHWRAAKKVMRYLQGTKGHMLMYRRTDNLEVVAYSDSDFAGCIDSRKSTSGYIFMFAGGVVSWRSAKQTLVATSTMEAEFVSCFEATSHGVWLKGFISGLRIMDSIARPLRIFCDNSAAVFMTKNHKSGSRSKHIDIKYLAIRERVKEKKVVVEHISTGLMIADSLTKGMPPMSYKNHVSRMGIGPIM, from the coding sequence ATGAAGAACATCCCATATGCTTccgctgttggaagcttgatgtatgctcaggTTTGCACTCGACCTGACATAGCCTTTACTGTGGGAATATTGGGAAGATACCAAAGTAATCCAGGTATGGACCActggagagctgcaaagaaGGTGATGAGGTATCTTCAAGGAACAAAGGGACACATGCTTATGTACAGACGGACGGACAACTTGGAGGTAGTTGCTTACTCGGACTCAGACTTTGCTGGCTGCATTGATTCCCGTAAATCAACATcgggatatatttttatgttcgCTGGCGgagttgtatcctggaggagtGCAAAACAAACCTTGGTTGccacttccactatggaggcaGAGTTCGTTTCCTGTTTTGAGGCCACCTCACATGGTGTGTGGTTGAAAGGTTTCATATCGGGGCTTAGAATTATGGATTCCATTgctaggccattaagaatattttGCGACAATTCAGCTGCAGTTTTTATGACTAAGAACCACAAAAGTGGTAGTCGAAGCAAGCACATCGACATCAAGTATTTAGCCATCAGAGAAcgtgttaaagagaagaaagtggtCGTAGAACACATAAGCACTGGATTGATGATAGCTGAttctttaactaaaggcatgccaccaatGAGTTATAAGAATCATGTTTCTAGAATGGGCATTGGTCCaatcatgtaa